One Podarcis raffonei isolate rPodRaf1 chromosome 3, rPodRaf1.pri, whole genome shotgun sequence genomic region harbors:
- the LOC128410302 gene encoding cytochrome b5 reductase 4 isoform X4, with protein MLNVPSQAFPAPGSQQRVAAGGRSKVPLKPGRSLMDWIRLSKSGKDLTGLKGRLIEVTEEELAKHNKRTDCWICIRGLVYNITPYMEYHPGGEDELMKAAGADGTELFDQVHRWVNYESMLKECMVGRLALKPFAALKESCPIVSEENRILNGLFSKKKVPDNYSKEVIPSYDWFQTDSSITVVIYTKQKDMNSELVIVDLQERKLRGELIVKDYSYLLHLELSYAVHEDMIVQVSEKVGKVEFVLKKKEILSWKKLGQPLESHNSFVKRTERALPLGTHLLVPVGHHVYLRQTITVTPAGLKYASGEATRRKWQAVLNGKKGTEIVKPYTPVPSFLVSTFKNPCHDDQLHIFFIIKIYPSGLFTPVLDALQIGEYISVSNPEGNFMKSQMEDVEDLFLLAGGTGFTPMVKLLSYALTSSNSLRAVKFMFFNKTEDDILWRNQLEQLALNDARFEVQFVLSEPKKGWKGKEGKISSSLLSQFVKRSKCDSKVLICICGPPPFMEQGIQFLQDLGYSSKEIHCFTA; from the exons ATGCTCAACGTCCCCTCTCAAGCTTTCCCTGCCCCAGGCTCCCAGCAGCGGGTGGCCGCGGGAGGGCGCAGCAAG GTACCTTTGAAACCAGGCCGAAGTCTTATGGACTGGATTCGATTATCTAAAAGTGGGAAAGATCTAACTGGTCTAAAAGGAAGATTAATAGAGGTGACTGAAGAAGAGCTTGCTAAGCATAATAAGAGGACTGACTGTTGGATATGCATAAGAG GTCTCGTGTATAATATCACACCGTATATGGAATATCACCCTGGTGGCGAAGATGAGTTGATGAAAGCAGCAGGAGCTGATGGCACAGAGCTATTTGATCAG GTTCATCGCTGGGTTAATTATGAATCGATGCTGAAAGAGTGTATGGTTGGAAGACTGGCACTCAAACCTTTTGCTGCTTTGAAAG AATCTTGCCCCATTGTATCTGAAGAAAACAGAATCTTAAATG gtctgttttctaaaaagaaagtCCCAGATAATTATTCCAAAGAAGTAATTCCCAG TTATGATTGGTTCCAGACAGATAGTTCCATCACCGTGGTCATATACACTAAACAAAAG GATATGAACAGTGAATTGGTGATAGTTGATCTTCAAGAACGTAAACTGAGAGGAGAGCTGATTGTGAAAGACTACTCGTATCTTCTACATCTTG AACTGAGTTATGCAGTTCATGAGGATATGATAG TACAGGTCTCTGAAAAAGTGGGAAAGGTGGAATTTGTcctgaagaagaaagaaattctGTCTTGGAAAAAACTTGGACAGCCATTGGAAAGTCATAACTCCTTTGTCAAACGCACAGAGAGAG CATTACCGCTGGGAACTCATCTCCTGGTCCCTGTTGGGCACCATGTTTACCTCAGACAAACTATTACAG TGACTCCCGCTGGATTGAAGTATGCGAGTGGAGAAGCTACAAGGAGAAAATGGCAAGCAGTTCTGAATGGGAAGAAAG GCACAGAGATAGTGAAGCCATATACACCAGTGCCATCTTTCTTGGTGTCTACATTCAAAAACCCCTGTCATGATGATCAGTTGCATATATTTTTCATAATCAAAATTTACCCAAGTGGACTATTCACACCAGTACTTGATGCCCTACAAATAG ggGAGTATATTTCTGTGAGTAATCCTGAAGGTAACTTCATGAAATCGCAAATGGAAGATGTAGAGGATCTGTTTTTATTGGCAGGAGGCACAGGATTCACCCCAATGGTTAAGCTGCTCAGCTATGCTCTGACCAGTAGCAACAGCCTCAG GGCAGTAAAATTTATGTTCTTCAACAAGACGGAAGATGACATACTTTGGAGAAATCAGCTGGAGCAACTAGCCCTGAATGATGCAAG ATTTGAGGTTCAGTTTGTCCTCTCGGAGCCAAAGAAAGGCTGGAAAGGCAAAGAAGGAAAaatttcttcctctcttctttcccAATTTGTGAAGAGAAGTAAATGTGATTCTAAGGTGCTCATATGTATCTGTGGTCCACCACCTTTCATGGAGCAAGGAATACA
- the LOC128410302 gene encoding cytochrome b5 reductase 4 isoform X7, with translation MLNVPSQAFPAPGSQQRVAAGGRSKVPLKPGRSLMDWIRLSKSGKDLTGLKGRLIEVTEEELAKHNKRTDCWICIRGLFSKKKVPDNYSKEVIPSYDWFQTDSSITVVIYTKQKDMNSELVIVDLQERKLRGELIVKDYSYLLHLELSYAVHEDMIVQVSEKVGKVEFVLKKKEILSWKKLGQPLESHNSFVKRTERGLYYRKCRLLSKTNVSHDTQLFCLALPLGTHLLVPVGHHVYLRQTITVTPAGLKYASGEATRRKWQAVLNGKKGTEIVKPYTPVPSFLVSTFKNPCHDDQLHIFFIIKIYPSGLFTPVLDALQIGEYISVSNPEGNFMKSQMEDVEDLFLLAGGTGFTPMVKLLSYALTSSNSLRAVKFMFFNKTEDDILWRNQLEQLALNDARFEVQFVLSEPKKGWKGKEGKISSSLLSQFVKRSKCDSKVLICICGPPPFMEQGIQFLQDLGYSSKEIHCFTA, from the exons ATGCTCAACGTCCCCTCTCAAGCTTTCCCTGCCCCAGGCTCCCAGCAGCGGGTGGCCGCGGGAGGGCGCAGCAAG GTACCTTTGAAACCAGGCCGAAGTCTTATGGACTGGATTCGATTATCTAAAAGTGGGAAAGATCTAACTGGTCTAAAAGGAAGATTAATAGAGGTGACTGAAGAAGAGCTTGCTAAGCATAATAAGAGGACTGACTGTTGGATATGCATAAGAG gtctgttttctaaaaagaaagtCCCAGATAATTATTCCAAAGAAGTAATTCCCAG TTATGATTGGTTCCAGACAGATAGTTCCATCACCGTGGTCATATACACTAAACAAAAG GATATGAACAGTGAATTGGTGATAGTTGATCTTCAAGAACGTAAACTGAGAGGAGAGCTGATTGTGAAAGACTACTCGTATCTTCTACATCTTG AACTGAGTTATGCAGTTCATGAGGATATGATAG TACAGGTCTCTGAAAAAGTGGGAAAGGTGGAATTTGTcctgaagaagaaagaaattctGTCTTGGAAAAAACTTGGACAGCCATTGGAAAGTCATAACTCCTTTGTCAAACGCACAGAGAGAG GTCTGTATTACAGAAAATGCAGATTGCTGTCAAAGACAAATGTCAGTCATGACACCCAACTCTTCTGTTTAGCATTACCGCTGGGAACTCATCTCCTGGTCCCTGTTGGGCACCATGTTTACCTCAGACAAACTATTACAG TGACTCCCGCTGGATTGAAGTATGCGAGTGGAGAAGCTACAAGGAGAAAATGGCAAGCAGTTCTGAATGGGAAGAAAG GCACAGAGATAGTGAAGCCATATACACCAGTGCCATCTTTCTTGGTGTCTACATTCAAAAACCCCTGTCATGATGATCAGTTGCATATATTTTTCATAATCAAAATTTACCCAAGTGGACTATTCACACCAGTACTTGATGCCCTACAAATAG ggGAGTATATTTCTGTGAGTAATCCTGAAGGTAACTTCATGAAATCGCAAATGGAAGATGTAGAGGATCTGTTTTTATTGGCAGGAGGCACAGGATTCACCCCAATGGTTAAGCTGCTCAGCTATGCTCTGACCAGTAGCAACAGCCTCAG GGCAGTAAAATTTATGTTCTTCAACAAGACGGAAGATGACATACTTTGGAGAAATCAGCTGGAGCAACTAGCCCTGAATGATGCAAG ATTTGAGGTTCAGTTTGTCCTCTCGGAGCCAAAGAAAGGCTGGAAAGGCAAAGAAGGAAAaatttcttcctctcttctttcccAATTTGTGAAGAGAAGTAAATGTGATTCTAAGGTGCTCATATGTATCTGTGGTCCACCACCTTTCATGGAGCAAGGAATACA
- the LOC128410302 gene encoding cytochrome b5 reductase 4 isoform X2, which translates to MLNVPSQAFPAPGSQQRVAAGGRSKVPLKPGRSLMDWIRLSKSGKDLTGLKGRLIEVTEEELAKHNKRTDCWICIRGLVYNITPYMEYHPGGEDELMKAAGADGTELFDQVHRWVNYESMLKECMVGRLALKPFAALKESCPIVSEENRILNGLFSKKKVPDNYSKEVIPSYDWFQTDSSITVVIYTKQKDMNSELVIVDLQERKLRGELIVKDYSYLLHLVQVSEKVGKVEFVLKKKEILSWKKLGQPLESHNSFVKRTERGLYYRKCRLLSKTNVSHDTQLFCLALPLGTHLLVPVGHHVYLRQTITVTPAGLKYASGEATRRKWQAVLNGKKGTEIVKPYTPVPSFLVSTFKNPCHDDQLHIFFIIKIYPSGLFTPVLDALQIGEYISVSNPEGNFMKSQMEDVEDLFLLAGGTGFTPMVKLLSYALTSSNSLRAVKFMFFNKTEDDILWRNQLEQLALNDARFEVQFVLSEPKKGWKGKEGKISSSLLSQFVKRSKCDSKVLICICGPPPFMEQGIQFLQDLGYSSKEIHCFTA; encoded by the exons ATGCTCAACGTCCCCTCTCAAGCTTTCCCTGCCCCAGGCTCCCAGCAGCGGGTGGCCGCGGGAGGGCGCAGCAAG GTACCTTTGAAACCAGGCCGAAGTCTTATGGACTGGATTCGATTATCTAAAAGTGGGAAAGATCTAACTGGTCTAAAAGGAAGATTAATAGAGGTGACTGAAGAAGAGCTTGCTAAGCATAATAAGAGGACTGACTGTTGGATATGCATAAGAG GTCTCGTGTATAATATCACACCGTATATGGAATATCACCCTGGTGGCGAAGATGAGTTGATGAAAGCAGCAGGAGCTGATGGCACAGAGCTATTTGATCAG GTTCATCGCTGGGTTAATTATGAATCGATGCTGAAAGAGTGTATGGTTGGAAGACTGGCACTCAAACCTTTTGCTGCTTTGAAAG AATCTTGCCCCATTGTATCTGAAGAAAACAGAATCTTAAATG gtctgttttctaaaaagaaagtCCCAGATAATTATTCCAAAGAAGTAATTCCCAG TTATGATTGGTTCCAGACAGATAGTTCCATCACCGTGGTCATATACACTAAACAAAAG GATATGAACAGTGAATTGGTGATAGTTGATCTTCAAGAACGTAAACTGAGAGGAGAGCTGATTGTGAAAGACTACTCGTATCTTCTACATCTTG TACAGGTCTCTGAAAAAGTGGGAAAGGTGGAATTTGTcctgaagaagaaagaaattctGTCTTGGAAAAAACTTGGACAGCCATTGGAAAGTCATAACTCCTTTGTCAAACGCACAGAGAGAG GTCTGTATTACAGAAAATGCAGATTGCTGTCAAAGACAAATGTCAGTCATGACACCCAACTCTTCTGTTTAGCATTACCGCTGGGAACTCATCTCCTGGTCCCTGTTGGGCACCATGTTTACCTCAGACAAACTATTACAG TGACTCCCGCTGGATTGAAGTATGCGAGTGGAGAAGCTACAAGGAGAAAATGGCAAGCAGTTCTGAATGGGAAGAAAG GCACAGAGATAGTGAAGCCATATACACCAGTGCCATCTTTCTTGGTGTCTACATTCAAAAACCCCTGTCATGATGATCAGTTGCATATATTTTTCATAATCAAAATTTACCCAAGTGGACTATTCACACCAGTACTTGATGCCCTACAAATAG ggGAGTATATTTCTGTGAGTAATCCTGAAGGTAACTTCATGAAATCGCAAATGGAAGATGTAGAGGATCTGTTTTTATTGGCAGGAGGCACAGGATTCACCCCAATGGTTAAGCTGCTCAGCTATGCTCTGACCAGTAGCAACAGCCTCAG GGCAGTAAAATTTATGTTCTTCAACAAGACGGAAGATGACATACTTTGGAGAAATCAGCTGGAGCAACTAGCCCTGAATGATGCAAG ATTTGAGGTTCAGTTTGTCCTCTCGGAGCCAAAGAAAGGCTGGAAAGGCAAAGAAGGAAAaatttcttcctctcttctttcccAATTTGTGAAGAGAAGTAAATGTGATTCTAAGGTGCTCATATGTATCTGTGGTCCACCACCTTTCATGGAGCAAGGAATACA
- the LOC128410302 gene encoding cytochrome b5 reductase 4 isoform X3: MLNVPSQAFPAPGSQQRVAAGGRSKVPLKPGRSLMDWIRLSKSGKDLTGLKGRLIEVTEEELAKHNKRTDCWICIRGLVYNITPYMEYHPGGEDELMKAAGADGTELFDQVHRWVNYESMLKECMVGRLALKPFAALKGLFSKKKVPDNYSKEVIPSYDWFQTDSSITVVIYTKQKDMNSELVIVDLQERKLRGELIVKDYSYLLHLELSYAVHEDMIVQVSEKVGKVEFVLKKKEILSWKKLGQPLESHNSFVKRTERGLYYRKCRLLSKTNVSHDTQLFCLALPLGTHLLVPVGHHVYLRQTITVTPAGLKYASGEATRRKWQAVLNGKKGTEIVKPYTPVPSFLVSTFKNPCHDDQLHIFFIIKIYPSGLFTPVLDALQIGEYISVSNPEGNFMKSQMEDVEDLFLLAGGTGFTPMVKLLSYALTSSNSLRAVKFMFFNKTEDDILWRNQLEQLALNDARFEVQFVLSEPKKGWKGKEGKISSSLLSQFVKRSKCDSKVLICICGPPPFMEQGIQFLQDLGYSSKEIHCFTA; the protein is encoded by the exons ATGCTCAACGTCCCCTCTCAAGCTTTCCCTGCCCCAGGCTCCCAGCAGCGGGTGGCCGCGGGAGGGCGCAGCAAG GTACCTTTGAAACCAGGCCGAAGTCTTATGGACTGGATTCGATTATCTAAAAGTGGGAAAGATCTAACTGGTCTAAAAGGAAGATTAATAGAGGTGACTGAAGAAGAGCTTGCTAAGCATAATAAGAGGACTGACTGTTGGATATGCATAAGAG GTCTCGTGTATAATATCACACCGTATATGGAATATCACCCTGGTGGCGAAGATGAGTTGATGAAAGCAGCAGGAGCTGATGGCACAGAGCTATTTGATCAG GTTCATCGCTGGGTTAATTATGAATCGATGCTGAAAGAGTGTATGGTTGGAAGACTGGCACTCAAACCTTTTGCTGCTTTGAAAG gtctgttttctaaaaagaaagtCCCAGATAATTATTCCAAAGAAGTAATTCCCAG TTATGATTGGTTCCAGACAGATAGTTCCATCACCGTGGTCATATACACTAAACAAAAG GATATGAACAGTGAATTGGTGATAGTTGATCTTCAAGAACGTAAACTGAGAGGAGAGCTGATTGTGAAAGACTACTCGTATCTTCTACATCTTG AACTGAGTTATGCAGTTCATGAGGATATGATAG TACAGGTCTCTGAAAAAGTGGGAAAGGTGGAATTTGTcctgaagaagaaagaaattctGTCTTGGAAAAAACTTGGACAGCCATTGGAAAGTCATAACTCCTTTGTCAAACGCACAGAGAGAG GTCTGTATTACAGAAAATGCAGATTGCTGTCAAAGACAAATGTCAGTCATGACACCCAACTCTTCTGTTTAGCATTACCGCTGGGAACTCATCTCCTGGTCCCTGTTGGGCACCATGTTTACCTCAGACAAACTATTACAG TGACTCCCGCTGGATTGAAGTATGCGAGTGGAGAAGCTACAAGGAGAAAATGGCAAGCAGTTCTGAATGGGAAGAAAG GCACAGAGATAGTGAAGCCATATACACCAGTGCCATCTTTCTTGGTGTCTACATTCAAAAACCCCTGTCATGATGATCAGTTGCATATATTTTTCATAATCAAAATTTACCCAAGTGGACTATTCACACCAGTACTTGATGCCCTACAAATAG ggGAGTATATTTCTGTGAGTAATCCTGAAGGTAACTTCATGAAATCGCAAATGGAAGATGTAGAGGATCTGTTTTTATTGGCAGGAGGCACAGGATTCACCCCAATGGTTAAGCTGCTCAGCTATGCTCTGACCAGTAGCAACAGCCTCAG GGCAGTAAAATTTATGTTCTTCAACAAGACGGAAGATGACATACTTTGGAGAAATCAGCTGGAGCAACTAGCCCTGAATGATGCAAG ATTTGAGGTTCAGTTTGTCCTCTCGGAGCCAAAGAAAGGCTGGAAAGGCAAAGAAGGAAAaatttcttcctctcttctttcccAATTTGTGAAGAGAAGTAAATGTGATTCTAAGGTGCTCATATGTATCTGTGGTCCACCACCTTTCATGGAGCAAGGAATACA
- the LOC128410302 gene encoding cytochrome b5 reductase 4 isoform X6 — translation MLNVPSQAFPAPGSQQRVAAGGRSKVPLKPGRSLMDWIRLSKSGKDLTGLKGRLIEVTEEELAKHNKRTDCWICIRGLVYNITPYMEYHPGGEDELMKAAGADGTELFDQVHRWVNYESMLKECMVGRLALKPFAALKESCPIVSEENRILNGLFSKKKVPDNYSKEVIPSYDWFQTDSSITVVIYTKQKDMNSELVIVDLQERKLRGELIVKDYSYLLHLELSYAVHEDMIVQVSEKVGKVEFVLKKKEILSWKKLGQPLESHNSFVKRTERALPLGTHLLVPVGHHVYLRQTITGTEIVKPYTPVPSFLVSTFKNPCHDDQLHIFFIIKIYPSGLFTPVLDALQIGEYISVSNPEGNFMKSQMEDVEDLFLLAGGTGFTPMVKLLSYALTSSNSLRAVKFMFFNKTEDDILWRNQLEQLALNDARFEVQFVLSEPKKGWKGKEGKISSSLLSQFVKRSKCDSKVLICICGPPPFMEQGIQFLQDLGYSSKEIHCFTA, via the exons ATGCTCAACGTCCCCTCTCAAGCTTTCCCTGCCCCAGGCTCCCAGCAGCGGGTGGCCGCGGGAGGGCGCAGCAAG GTACCTTTGAAACCAGGCCGAAGTCTTATGGACTGGATTCGATTATCTAAAAGTGGGAAAGATCTAACTGGTCTAAAAGGAAGATTAATAGAGGTGACTGAAGAAGAGCTTGCTAAGCATAATAAGAGGACTGACTGTTGGATATGCATAAGAG GTCTCGTGTATAATATCACACCGTATATGGAATATCACCCTGGTGGCGAAGATGAGTTGATGAAAGCAGCAGGAGCTGATGGCACAGAGCTATTTGATCAG GTTCATCGCTGGGTTAATTATGAATCGATGCTGAAAGAGTGTATGGTTGGAAGACTGGCACTCAAACCTTTTGCTGCTTTGAAAG AATCTTGCCCCATTGTATCTGAAGAAAACAGAATCTTAAATG gtctgttttctaaaaagaaagtCCCAGATAATTATTCCAAAGAAGTAATTCCCAG TTATGATTGGTTCCAGACAGATAGTTCCATCACCGTGGTCATATACACTAAACAAAAG GATATGAACAGTGAATTGGTGATAGTTGATCTTCAAGAACGTAAACTGAGAGGAGAGCTGATTGTGAAAGACTACTCGTATCTTCTACATCTTG AACTGAGTTATGCAGTTCATGAGGATATGATAG TACAGGTCTCTGAAAAAGTGGGAAAGGTGGAATTTGTcctgaagaagaaagaaattctGTCTTGGAAAAAACTTGGACAGCCATTGGAAAGTCATAACTCCTTTGTCAAACGCACAGAGAGAG CATTACCGCTGGGAACTCATCTCCTGGTCCCTGTTGGGCACCATGTTTACCTCAGACAAACTATTACAG GCACAGAGATAGTGAAGCCATATACACCAGTGCCATCTTTCTTGGTGTCTACATTCAAAAACCCCTGTCATGATGATCAGTTGCATATATTTTTCATAATCAAAATTTACCCAAGTGGACTATTCACACCAGTACTTGATGCCCTACAAATAG ggGAGTATATTTCTGTGAGTAATCCTGAAGGTAACTTCATGAAATCGCAAATGGAAGATGTAGAGGATCTGTTTTTATTGGCAGGAGGCACAGGATTCACCCCAATGGTTAAGCTGCTCAGCTATGCTCTGACCAGTAGCAACAGCCTCAG GGCAGTAAAATTTATGTTCTTCAACAAGACGGAAGATGACATACTTTGGAGAAATCAGCTGGAGCAACTAGCCCTGAATGATGCAAG ATTTGAGGTTCAGTTTGTCCTCTCGGAGCCAAAGAAAGGCTGGAAAGGCAAAGAAGGAAAaatttcttcctctcttctttcccAATTTGTGAAGAGAAGTAAATGTGATTCTAAGGTGCTCATATGTATCTGTGGTCCACCACCTTTCATGGAGCAAGGAATACA
- the LOC128410302 gene encoding cytochrome b5 reductase 4 isoform X1 yields the protein MLNVPSQAFPAPGSQQRVAAGGRSKVPLKPGRSLMDWIRLSKSGKDLTGLKGRLIEVTEEELAKHNKRTDCWICIRGLVYNITPYMEYHPGGEDELMKAAGADGTELFDQVHRWVNYESMLKECMVGRLALKPFAALKESCPIVSEENRILNGLFSKKKVPDNYSKEVIPSYDWFQTDSSITVVIYTKQKDMNSELVIVDLQERKLRGELIVKDYSYLLHLELSYAVHEDMIVQVSEKVGKVEFVLKKKEILSWKKLGQPLESHNSFVKRTERGLYYRKCRLLSKTNVSHDTQLFCLALPLGTHLLVPVGHHVYLRQTITVTPAGLKYASGEATRRKWQAVLNGKKGTEIVKPYTPVPSFLVSTFKNPCHDDQLHIFFIIKIYPSGLFTPVLDALQIGEYISVSNPEGNFMKSQMEDVEDLFLLAGGTGFTPMVKLLSYALTSSNSLRAVKFMFFNKTEDDILWRNQLEQLALNDARFEVQFVLSEPKKGWKGKEGKISSSLLSQFVKRSKCDSKVLICICGPPPFMEQGIQFLQDLGYSSKEIHCFTA from the exons ATGCTCAACGTCCCCTCTCAAGCTTTCCCTGCCCCAGGCTCCCAGCAGCGGGTGGCCGCGGGAGGGCGCAGCAAG GTACCTTTGAAACCAGGCCGAAGTCTTATGGACTGGATTCGATTATCTAAAAGTGGGAAAGATCTAACTGGTCTAAAAGGAAGATTAATAGAGGTGACTGAAGAAGAGCTTGCTAAGCATAATAAGAGGACTGACTGTTGGATATGCATAAGAG GTCTCGTGTATAATATCACACCGTATATGGAATATCACCCTGGTGGCGAAGATGAGTTGATGAAAGCAGCAGGAGCTGATGGCACAGAGCTATTTGATCAG GTTCATCGCTGGGTTAATTATGAATCGATGCTGAAAGAGTGTATGGTTGGAAGACTGGCACTCAAACCTTTTGCTGCTTTGAAAG AATCTTGCCCCATTGTATCTGAAGAAAACAGAATCTTAAATG gtctgttttctaaaaagaaagtCCCAGATAATTATTCCAAAGAAGTAATTCCCAG TTATGATTGGTTCCAGACAGATAGTTCCATCACCGTGGTCATATACACTAAACAAAAG GATATGAACAGTGAATTGGTGATAGTTGATCTTCAAGAACGTAAACTGAGAGGAGAGCTGATTGTGAAAGACTACTCGTATCTTCTACATCTTG AACTGAGTTATGCAGTTCATGAGGATATGATAG TACAGGTCTCTGAAAAAGTGGGAAAGGTGGAATTTGTcctgaagaagaaagaaattctGTCTTGGAAAAAACTTGGACAGCCATTGGAAAGTCATAACTCCTTTGTCAAACGCACAGAGAGAG GTCTGTATTACAGAAAATGCAGATTGCTGTCAAAGACAAATGTCAGTCATGACACCCAACTCTTCTGTTTAGCATTACCGCTGGGAACTCATCTCCTGGTCCCTGTTGGGCACCATGTTTACCTCAGACAAACTATTACAG TGACTCCCGCTGGATTGAAGTATGCGAGTGGAGAAGCTACAAGGAGAAAATGGCAAGCAGTTCTGAATGGGAAGAAAG GCACAGAGATAGTGAAGCCATATACACCAGTGCCATCTTTCTTGGTGTCTACATTCAAAAACCCCTGTCATGATGATCAGTTGCATATATTTTTCATAATCAAAATTTACCCAAGTGGACTATTCACACCAGTACTTGATGCCCTACAAATAG ggGAGTATATTTCTGTGAGTAATCCTGAAGGTAACTTCATGAAATCGCAAATGGAAGATGTAGAGGATCTGTTTTTATTGGCAGGAGGCACAGGATTCACCCCAATGGTTAAGCTGCTCAGCTATGCTCTGACCAGTAGCAACAGCCTCAG GGCAGTAAAATTTATGTTCTTCAACAAGACGGAAGATGACATACTTTGGAGAAATCAGCTGGAGCAACTAGCCCTGAATGATGCAAG ATTTGAGGTTCAGTTTGTCCTCTCGGAGCCAAAGAAAGGCTGGAAAGGCAAAGAAGGAAAaatttcttcctctcttctttcccAATTTGTGAAGAGAAGTAAATGTGATTCTAAGGTGCTCATATGTATCTGTGGTCCACCACCTTTCATGGAGCAAGGAATACA
- the LOC128410302 gene encoding cytochrome b5 reductase 4 isoform X5, with protein sequence MLNVPSQAFPAPGSQQRVAAGGRSKVPLKPGRSLMDWIRLSKSGKDLTGLKGRLIEVTEEELAKHNKRTDCWICIRGLVYNITPYMEYHPGGEDELMKAAGADGTELFDQVHRWVNYESMLKECMVGRLALKPFAALKESCPIVSEENRILNGLFSKKKVPDNYSKEVIPSYDWFQTDSSITVVIYTKQKDMNSELVIVDLQERKLRGELIVKDYSYLLHLELSYAVHEDMIVQVSEKVGKVEFVLKKKEILSWKKLGQPLESHNSFVKRTERGLYYRKCRLLSKTNVSHDTQLFCLALPLGTHLLVPVGHHVYLRQTITGTEIVKPYTPVPSFLVSTFKNPCHDDQLHIFFIIKIYPSGLFTPVLDALQIGEYISVSNPEGNFMKSQMEDVEDLFLLAGGTGFTPMVKLLSYALTSSNSLRAVKFMFFNKTEDDILWRNQLEQLALNDARFEVQFVLSEPKKGWKGKEGKISSSLLSQFVKRSKCDSKVLICICGPPPFMEQGIQFLQDLGYSSKEIHCFTA encoded by the exons ATGCTCAACGTCCCCTCTCAAGCTTTCCCTGCCCCAGGCTCCCAGCAGCGGGTGGCCGCGGGAGGGCGCAGCAAG GTACCTTTGAAACCAGGCCGAAGTCTTATGGACTGGATTCGATTATCTAAAAGTGGGAAAGATCTAACTGGTCTAAAAGGAAGATTAATAGAGGTGACTGAAGAAGAGCTTGCTAAGCATAATAAGAGGACTGACTGTTGGATATGCATAAGAG GTCTCGTGTATAATATCACACCGTATATGGAATATCACCCTGGTGGCGAAGATGAGTTGATGAAAGCAGCAGGAGCTGATGGCACAGAGCTATTTGATCAG GTTCATCGCTGGGTTAATTATGAATCGATGCTGAAAGAGTGTATGGTTGGAAGACTGGCACTCAAACCTTTTGCTGCTTTGAAAG AATCTTGCCCCATTGTATCTGAAGAAAACAGAATCTTAAATG gtctgttttctaaaaagaaagtCCCAGATAATTATTCCAAAGAAGTAATTCCCAG TTATGATTGGTTCCAGACAGATAGTTCCATCACCGTGGTCATATACACTAAACAAAAG GATATGAACAGTGAATTGGTGATAGTTGATCTTCAAGAACGTAAACTGAGAGGAGAGCTGATTGTGAAAGACTACTCGTATCTTCTACATCTTG AACTGAGTTATGCAGTTCATGAGGATATGATAG TACAGGTCTCTGAAAAAGTGGGAAAGGTGGAATTTGTcctgaagaagaaagaaattctGTCTTGGAAAAAACTTGGACAGCCATTGGAAAGTCATAACTCCTTTGTCAAACGCACAGAGAGAG GTCTGTATTACAGAAAATGCAGATTGCTGTCAAAGACAAATGTCAGTCATGACACCCAACTCTTCTGTTTAGCATTACCGCTGGGAACTCATCTCCTGGTCCCTGTTGGGCACCATGTTTACCTCAGACAAACTATTACAG GCACAGAGATAGTGAAGCCATATACACCAGTGCCATCTTTCTTGGTGTCTACATTCAAAAACCCCTGTCATGATGATCAGTTGCATATATTTTTCATAATCAAAATTTACCCAAGTGGACTATTCACACCAGTACTTGATGCCCTACAAATAG ggGAGTATATTTCTGTGAGTAATCCTGAAGGTAACTTCATGAAATCGCAAATGGAAGATGTAGAGGATCTGTTTTTATTGGCAGGAGGCACAGGATTCACCCCAATGGTTAAGCTGCTCAGCTATGCTCTGACCAGTAGCAACAGCCTCAG GGCAGTAAAATTTATGTTCTTCAACAAGACGGAAGATGACATACTTTGGAGAAATCAGCTGGAGCAACTAGCCCTGAATGATGCAAG ATTTGAGGTTCAGTTTGTCCTCTCGGAGCCAAAGAAAGGCTGGAAAGGCAAAGAAGGAAAaatttcttcctctcttctttcccAATTTGTGAAGAGAAGTAAATGTGATTCTAAGGTGCTCATATGTATCTGTGGTCCACCACCTTTCATGGAGCAAGGAATACA